Proteins encoded together in one Capricornis sumatraensis isolate serow.1 chromosome 3, serow.2, whole genome shotgun sequence window:
- the SERINC2 gene encoding serine incorporator 2 gives MGACLGACSLLSCASCLCGSAPCILCSCCPCSHNSTLSRLFFTVFLFLGVLVCVIMLSPGVESQLYKLPWVCNEGTGSHVVLQGHIDCGSLLGHRAVYRMCFAMAAFFFLFSLLMICVRSSRDPRAAIQNGFWFFKFLIFVGITVGAFYIPDGSFSNIWFYFGVVGSFIFLLIQLLLLIDFAHSWNQRWLCKAEECDSRAWYAGLFFFTLLFYALSIVAVALLFVYYTQPGACYEGKAFIGLNLTLCVCVSIVAVLPKIQDAQPNSGLLQASVITLYTMFVTWLALSNVPDQKCNPHLLTHFGNGTVLAGPEGYETHWWDAPSIVGLIVFILCTVFISLRSSDHRQVNNLMQTEECPPVLDATQQQQVVLSEGRAFDNEQDGVTYSYSFFHLCLVLASVHIMMTLTNWYRPGETRKMISTWTAVWVKICASWTGLLLYLWTLVAPLLLPNRDFS, from the exons GCGTCCTGCCTCTGCGGCTCTGCCCCCTGCATCCTGTGCAGCTGCTGCCCCTGTAGCCACAACTCCACGCTGAGCCGCCTCTTCTTCACGGTCTTCCTCTTCCTCGGGGTGCTGGTGTGCGTCATCATGCTGAGTCCTGGCGTGGAGAGCCAGCTCTACAAG CTGCCCTGGGTGTGTAATGAGGGGACCGGATCCCACGTCGTCCTGCAGGGCCACATAGACTGTGGCTCCCTGCTCGGCCACCGCGCCGTCTACCGCATGTGCTTCGCTATGGCggccttcttcttccttttctctttgctcatGATCTGCGTGCGCAGCAGTCGAGACCCCAGGGCTGCCATCCAGAACGG GTTTTGGTTCTTTAAGTTCCTGATTTTCGTGGGCATCACTGTGGGCGCCTTCTACATCCCCGATGGCTCCTTCTCCAACA tcTGGTTCTACTTTGGTGTCGTGGGCTCCTTCATCTTCCTCCTCATCCAGCTACTGCTGCTCATCGACTTTGCACACTCCTGGAACCAGCGGTGGCTGTGCAAGGCCGAGGAGTGTGACTCCCGCGCCTGGTATGCAG gcctcTTCTTCTTCACCCTCCTCTTTTACGCGCTGTCGATCGTGGCCGTGGCGCTGCTGTTCGTCTACTACACCCAGCCTGGTGCCTGCTATGAGGGCAAGGCTTTCATTGGCCTCAACCTCACTCTTTGTGTCTGCGTCTCCATCGTTGCTGTTCTGCCCAAGATCCAG GATGCCCAGCCCAACTCGGGTCTGCTGCAGGCCTCGGTCATCACGCTCTACACCATGTTTGTCACCTGGTTGGCCTTGTCCAACGTCCCCG ATCAGAAATGCAACCCTCACCTGCTGACCCACTTTGGCAACGGGACGGTCCTGGCAGGCCCCGAGGGCTACGAGACCCACTGGTGGGACGCGCCGAGCATCGTGGGTCTCATCGTCTTCATCCTGTGCACTGTCTTCATCAG TCTGCGCTCCTCAGACCACCGGCAGGTGAACAACCTGATGCAGACGGAGGAGTGCCCGCCTGTGCTGGACGccacgcagcagcagcaggtggtgcTCTCCGAGGGCCGGGCCTTCGACAACGAGCAGGACGGTGTCACCTACAGCTACTCCTTCTTCCACTTGTGCCTAGTACTCGCTTCTGTCCACATCATGATGACGCTCACCAACTGGTACAG ACCTGGTGAGACCCGGAAGATGATCAGCACATGGACTGCCGTGTGGGTGAAGATCTGTGCCAGCTGGACGGGGCTACTCCTCTATCTGTGGACCCTGGTagcccccctcctcctgcccaacCGCGACTTCAGCTGA